The following are encoded in a window of Mycobacterium decipiens genomic DNA:
- the pruA gene encoding L-glutamate gamma-semialdehyde dehydrogenase gives MDAITQVPVPANEPLHHYAPQSPERSRLQAELAGLAGDPIDLPHIIGGKHRMGDGEPIDVVQPHRHAAKLGTLTNAVTADASAAIEAATAAKNGWAALPFDERAAVFLRAADLLAGPWREKIAAATMLGQSKSVYQAEIDAVCELVDFWRFEVAFARQILQQQPISVEGEWNRTDYRPLDGFVYAITPFNFSSIAANLPSAPALMGNTVLWKPSITQTLAAYLTMQLLEAAGLPPGVINLINGDGFAVSDVALADPRLAGIHFTGSTATFQHLWQRVGANIGRYHCYPRLVGETGGKDFVVAHSSARPDVLRTALIRGAYDYQGQKCSAVSRAFIAHSVWQRMGDDFLDATAELRYGDITDLSNFGGALIDRRAFDKNVKAIERAKGAAGVTIAAGGEYDDTVGYFVRPTVLLSDDPTDESFATEYFGPVLSLHVYPDEQYERILDVIDTGSRYALTGAVIADDRDAVLTAQQRLRFAAGNFYVNDKPTGAVVGRQPFGGSRGSGTNDKAGSVLNMTRWVSARSIKETFVPATDHTYPHMASD, from the coding sequence ATGGACGCGATTACCCAGGTGCCCGTGCCGGCCAACGAGCCCCTCCACCACTATGCGCCGCAGTCCCCCGAACGCAGCCGGCTGCAAGCCGAGCTGGCCGGGCTGGCCGGTGATCCGATCGACCTCCCGCACATCATCGGCGGCAAGCACCGGATGGGCGACGGCGAGCCGATCGACGTGGTCCAGCCGCACCGGCACGCCGCGAAGCTGGGCACCCTGACCAACGCCGTGACCGCCGATGCCAGCGCCGCGATCGAGGCCGCCACCGCCGCGAAGAACGGCTGGGCGGCACTGCCGTTCGACGAGCGCGCCGCGGTGTTCCTGCGCGCCGCCGATCTGCTGGCCGGGCCGTGGCGGGAAAAGATCGCCGCCGCGACCATGCTTGGCCAGTCCAAGTCGGTGTACCAGGCCGAGATCGACGCGGTCTGCGAGCTGGTCGACTTCTGGCGGTTCGAGGTCGCGTTCGCCCGCCAGATCCTTCAACAGCAGCCGATCAGCGTCGAAGGGGAATGGAATCGGACCGACTACCGCCCCCTGGACGGCTTCGTCTACGCGATCACCCCGTTCAACTTCTCCTCGATCGCCGCGAACCTACCCAGCGCACCGGCGTTGATGGGCAACACCGTGCTATGGAAGCCGTCGATCACCCAGACGTTGGCGGCCTATCTGACCATGCAGCTGCTCGAGGCCGCCGGGTTGCCGCCCGGGGTGATCAACCTGATCAACGGCGACGGATTTGCGGTTTCCGATGTGGCCCTGGCCGATCCGCGGCTGGCCGGAATCCACTTCACCGGATCCACGGCAACCTTCCAGCACCTGTGGCAGCGGGTAGGCGCCAATATCGGCCGCTACCACTGCTATCCGCGGCTGGTCGGCGAGACCGGCGGCAAAGACTTCGTCGTCGCGCACTCCTCGGCGCGACCGGACGTGTTGCGCACCGCGTTGATTCGCGGCGCCTACGACTACCAGGGACAGAAGTGTTCGGCCGTATCGCGGGCGTTTATCGCGCACTCGGTGTGGCAGCGGATGGGTGACGACTTTCTGGACGCGACTGCCGAACTGCGCTACGGCGATATCACCGACCTGTCCAACTTCGGCGGGGCGCTGATCGACCGGCGCGCCTTCGACAAGAACGTCAAAGCCATCGAACGGGCGAAAGGCGCAGCCGGTGTCACTATCGCGGCGGGCGGCGAATACGACGATACGGTGGGCTATTTCGTCCGCCCCACCGTTCTGCTCTCCGACGACCCGACCGATGAGTCCTTCGCGACCGAGTACTTCGGCCCGGTGCTGTCGCTGCACGTCTACCCCGATGAGCAGTACGAGCGGATCCTGGATGTCATCGACACCGGCTCCCGTTATGCGCTGACCGGTGCCGTTATCGCCGACGACCGCGACGCGGTGTTGACCGCACAGCAGCGGCTGCGGTTCGCGGCGGGGAACTTCTACGTCAATGACAAGCCGACCGGGGCGGTGGTCGGGCGCCAGCCGTTCGGCGGCTCGCGCGGGTCGGGCACCAACGACAAGGCCGGGTCGGTGTTGAACATGACGCGTTGGGTCTCGGCGCGCAGCATCAAGGAAACGTTTGTGCCGGCCACCGACCACACCTACCCGCACATGGCGTCCGACTGA
- a CDS encoding aldehyde dehydrogenase family protein: MAELQPAGPVSPTLVDTYRLYIDGQWVEPQDGRYDDICPSTEVAIATAPDASLTQVGDAIAAARRAFDDGPWGSTSPADRVGCLTQLGDALREHADEFFALSQVEWGCIANERVMQIDGAAYMSMRAAQLAANLIDEPISGIGAGTTLLRHEPLGVVSVLTPWNFPHCLNVMKVNNALAAGNTVVLKPSPLTPLAGLALAKLIDEHTDFPPGVVNVVTPSRVEAAKLLTTDPRIDMVSFTGSSVVGCEVMRAAGDTMKRILLECGGKSASIVLDDTDVTDEMLQQLLFDCCSLHAGQACILHSRLLLPESKHDEVVDRLVGLARAVQVGDPTDPAVRMGPLISAAQLQRVQAHVAGAVHDGAKLVTGGGRPAGLDVGFYFEPTILTEVDPDSTIAQEEVFGPVLTVLRYRDDDDAVAIANNSRYGLSGAVWAADVDRAVAVARRIRTGQIAINGCGPGDAPFGGFKLSGFGREGGGMGGLHRYMEPKAIGIPQ, from the coding sequence ATGGCCGAGCTGCAACCCGCGGGACCTGTTTCGCCAACCCTGGTTGACACCTACCGGCTCTACATCGATGGGCAGTGGGTCGAGCCGCAGGATGGCCGGTATGACGACATCTGTCCGTCCACCGAGGTGGCCATCGCCACAGCGCCCGATGCAAGCCTGACTCAGGTAGGGGACGCGATCGCAGCAGCCCGGCGGGCTTTCGACGACGGGCCGTGGGGCAGCACGAGCCCTGCGGACCGAGTGGGCTGCCTCACCCAGCTCGGCGACGCATTGCGCGAGCATGCCGACGAGTTCTTCGCGCTGTCGCAAGTGGAGTGGGGCTGCATCGCCAATGAGCGCGTGATGCAGATCGACGGCGCCGCGTACATGTCCATGCGGGCGGCCCAGCTGGCCGCGAACTTGATCGACGAGCCGATCAGCGGAATCGGTGCCGGAACGACGTTGCTGCGCCATGAGCCCCTTGGCGTCGTGTCGGTTCTCACGCCGTGGAACTTCCCGCACTGCCTCAACGTCATGAAGGTGAACAACGCACTGGCCGCGGGCAATACCGTCGTGCTCAAGCCCTCGCCGCTCACCCCGCTTGCCGGACTGGCGCTCGCCAAACTCATCGACGAGCACACCGACTTCCCGCCGGGAGTGGTCAACGTGGTCACGCCTTCGCGGGTCGAGGCCGCCAAACTGCTCACCACCGATCCGCGCATCGACATGGTCAGCTTCACCGGCAGCTCGGTAGTCGGCTGTGAGGTCATGCGAGCCGCTGGCGACACCATGAAGCGGATCTTGCTGGAGTGCGGCGGGAAGTCGGCAAGCATCGTGCTCGACGACACGGACGTAACCGACGAAATGCTCCAACAGCTGCTATTCGATTGCTGCTCACTGCATGCCGGACAGGCCTGCATCCTGCACAGCCGGCTGCTTCTCCCCGAATCCAAACACGACGAGGTCGTCGATCGGCTCGTCGGGCTCGCCCGTGCCGTGCAGGTCGGCGATCCCACGGATCCCGCGGTGCGGATGGGCCCGCTTATCAGCGCGGCGCAGCTGCAGCGGGTTCAGGCGCACGTCGCCGGGGCGGTGCACGACGGAGCCAAGCTGGTCACCGGTGGCGGTCGGCCGGCCGGGTTGGACGTCGGCTTCTACTTCGAACCGACGATCCTCACTGAGGTCGACCCCGATTCGACCATCGCGCAGGAGGAAGTGTTCGGGCCCGTGTTGACGGTGCTGCGTTACCGCGACGACGACGACGCGGTTGCGATCGCGAACAACTCACGCTATGGACTTTCCGGTGCGGTGTGGGCAGCCGACGTGGACCGAGCCGTGGCGGTCGCTCGCCGCATTCGCACCGGACAGATCGCGATCAACGGTTGCGGTCCGGGCGACGCGCCATTCGGCGGCTTCAAACTGAGCGGGTTCGGCCGGGAGGGCGGCGGGATGGGCGGTTTGCATCGGTACATGGAGCCGAAGGCCATCGGAATTCCCCAATAG
- a CDS encoding FAS1-like dehydratase domain-containing protein — MTDPEIAAKVRALVGQPTGGTGKPSVAPDPVNQPMIRHWAHALDDMNPVYLDPEFASSSRFGGIVSPPVMLQTWTMPAPQLEGIRERGGAPTEIKTNPTEFLDEAGYTSTVATNSEFEIERYPRLGDVVSARTVYESVSDEKKTALGTGFFLTWLTTYTDQDGEVLGRQRFRVLRFRPER, encoded by the coding sequence GTGACCGACCCAGAGATTGCGGCCAAAGTGCGAGCGCTCGTCGGCCAACCCACCGGTGGCACCGGAAAACCCTCGGTAGCACCGGATCCCGTTAATCAACCGATGATTCGACACTGGGCGCACGCGCTGGACGACATGAACCCGGTCTACCTCGACCCGGAGTTCGCGTCCTCGTCTCGGTTCGGCGGAATCGTGTCACCGCCGGTCATGCTGCAAACCTGGACGATGCCGGCACCGCAACTGGAAGGTATCAGGGAACGAGGCGGCGCCCCCACCGAAATCAAAACCAACCCAACGGAATTCCTCGATGAGGCCGGCTACACCAGCACGGTCGCCACGAACTCGGAGTTCGAAATCGAACGGTATCCGCGGTTGGGCGACGTCGTCAGCGCGAGGACGGTCTACGAATCCGTCTCCGACGAGAAGAAGACGGCGCTGGGGACGGGCTTCTTTCTGACCTGGTTGACGACCTACACCGATCAGGATGGTGAGGTGTTGGGGCGGCAGCGATTCCGGGTGCTGCGGTTCAGGCCGGAGCGCTGA
- a CDS encoding proline dehydrogenase family protein, translating into MSGLFAHTVRPAMLAASRSSRLRRTVERSPLTRRVVRRFVPGETLDDVLAVVTALRDSGRYVSIDYLGENVTDADDAAATVRAYLDLLDALGRRVDTVAEGVRPLEVSLKLSALGQALDRDGQKIALDNARTICERAQRVGVWVTVDAEDHTTTDSTLSISGDLRVDFGWLGTVVQAYLRRTLGDCQELAAVGARVRLCKGAYEEPASVAYRDRGQVTDSYLRCLRVLMAGSGYPMVASHDPVVIEAVHVLASESGCSEGDFEYQMLYGIRDGEQRRLAGAGNCVRVYVPFGTQWYGYFMRRLAERPANLAFFARALAQRDH; encoded by the coding sequence ATGTCCGGGTTGTTCGCCCACACGGTACGGCCGGCCATGCTTGCGGCCAGCCGGTCATCTAGGTTGCGGCGTACCGTCGAACGCTCACCGCTCACCCGCAGAGTGGTGCGCCGGTTTGTGCCAGGAGAAACACTGGACGATGTCCTGGCTGTCGTTACCGCGCTGCGAGATTCGGGCCGCTATGTCAGCATCGACTATCTGGGGGAGAATGTCACCGACGCCGACGATGCGGCCGCCACCGTGCGGGCATACCTTGACCTTCTCGACGCGCTGGGCCGCCGGGTCGACACGGTAGCCGAAGGCGTGCGGCCGCTCGAAGTTTCCCTCAAGCTGTCGGCGCTCGGGCAGGCACTGGATCGTGACGGGCAAAAGATCGCACTGGACAACGCTCGCACCATCTGCGAGCGGGCCCAGCGGGTGGGTGTCTGGGTCACGGTCGACGCCGAAGACCACACCACCACCGACTCGACGTTGTCGATCTCCGGTGACCTGCGTGTCGATTTCGGCTGGCTGGGCACCGTCGTGCAGGCCTACCTGCGGCGCACGCTGGGCGATTGCCAGGAGCTCGCCGCTGTTGGAGCTCGGGTCCGGTTGTGCAAGGGCGCCTACGAAGAACCCGCATCGGTGGCCTACCGAGACCGCGGCCAGGTCACCGACTCCTATCTTCGGTGCCTGCGCGTGCTGATGGCCGGCTCGGGCTATCCCATGGTCGCCTCACACGACCCGGTGGTGATCGAAGCGGTGCACGTCTTGGCCAGCGAATCAGGGTGCAGCGAAGGTGATTTCGAATACCAAATGCTGTACGGCATCCGGGACGGTGAGCAGCGGCGACTCGCCGGCGCCGGCAATTGTGTGCGGGTATACGTGCCTTTCGGCACCCAGTGGTACGGGTACTTCATGCGGCGGCTGGCCGAACGCCCGGCCAACCTGGCGTTCTTCGCCCGAGCGCTGGCACAGCGCGATCACTGA
- a CDS encoding cytochrome P450, whose translation MCRISCLREGLAVHTTFPLHSPDFYAGDPYPAYRELRATEPVCFNDVTNFWALLKYEDIRFVSSNPAMFSSTGGITIPDPVIANPVQEGSLIFTDPPRHRQLRKLINSGFTRRQVGILEPTIRRIVRGILDGVEPGSTHEFAEEIAAPLPTRIIAGLLGAPTEDWEQFRIWSDATTGIADPEIELDTFVAIGELAEYLQKLIVARRREPREDMLSILVNAEIDGHRLTDDELVNFAFLLLVAGNETTRNLIALGTLALIEHPDQCRLLADDPALIPGAVEEMLRWNSPVVHMARTATTDVEIRGQPIADGDVVVMLYGSANRDEEIFGCDSEEFKVTRHPNPHIAFGCGEHACLGAQLARLEACLLFDELLRRFPTLELAGEVERVRATMVPGVRRMPVRLGTEAWNSKTRRLASGGQST comes from the coding sequence ATGTGTCGGATCTCGTGTTTGCGAGAGGGGCTCGCCGTGCACACCACGTTCCCGCTGCACTCCCCCGATTTCTACGCGGGCGACCCGTATCCCGCCTACCGGGAGCTGCGCGCGACGGAGCCGGTGTGCTTCAACGATGTCACCAACTTCTGGGCCCTGCTGAAGTACGAAGACATCCGGTTCGTATCCAGCAATCCGGCCATGTTCTCCTCGACCGGGGGCATCACCATTCCAGATCCGGTGATTGCCAACCCGGTGCAGGAAGGCAGCCTCATTTTCACCGACCCGCCGCGGCACCGGCAGTTGCGCAAGCTGATCAACTCGGGGTTCACCCGGCGGCAGGTGGGCATCTTGGAGCCGACAATCCGCCGGATCGTGCGCGGAATCCTCGACGGCGTCGAACCCGGTTCCACCCACGAATTCGCCGAAGAGATCGCCGCTCCGCTGCCCACCCGCATCATCGCCGGGCTGCTCGGCGCCCCGACCGAGGACTGGGAGCAATTCCGCATCTGGTCGGACGCGACCACCGGGATTGCCGACCCCGAGATCGAACTGGACACCTTCGTGGCCATCGGTGAGCTGGCCGAGTATCTCCAAAAGCTGATCGTGGCCCGGCGCCGCGAACCGCGCGAGGACATGCTGTCAATCCTGGTCAACGCCGAGATCGACGGACACCGGCTCACCGACGATGAACTGGTCAACTTCGCGTTTCTGTTGCTGGTGGCCGGCAATGAAACCACGCGCAATCTGATCGCGCTGGGCACTCTCGCCTTGATCGAGCATCCCGACCAATGCCGCCTGCTGGCCGACGATCCTGCGCTGATCCCGGGGGCCGTGGAAGAGATGTTGCGGTGGAACAGCCCGGTGGTCCACATGGCGCGCACCGCGACAACCGACGTCGAGATCCGCGGTCAACCGATCGCCGATGGCGACGTAGTGGTGATGCTCTACGGGTCGGCCAACCGTGATGAGGAGATCTTCGGTTGCGACTCAGAAGAATTCAAGGTGACCCGTCACCCCAACCCACACATCGCGTTCGGGTGCGGTGAACATGCCTGCCTCGGCGCACAATTGGCACGCCTCGAGGCGTGTTTGCTCTTCGACGAGCTGCTGCGCCGCTTTCCCACCCTCGAACTGGCCGGTGAGGTCGAGCGGGTGCGGGCCACCATGGTGCCCGGGGTGAGGCGCATGCCGGTAAGGCTGGGGACTGAGGCATGGAATTCGAAGACTCGCCGTCTGGCGTCAGGAGGACAGTCCACGTGA
- a CDS encoding TetR/AcrR family transcriptional regulator, protein MTQASALTHAPDTRELIVESAYMCFRKHGMQKTTIVDIARVANVSRSTIYEYFSDKGAILEACAEHASEHFYREMSTAMNRGGSLEEKLSYAAVFVTQARRAIASERYFDEDAISLLLTKDAGMLLRECVDFFAPHLLAAKLTGEVRKDLDVQAAGEWFARILFSLFSTPSSTLDMDDADVVVEFVRAHVVRGFASDRSRPRRAQ, encoded by the coding sequence ATGACACAGGCATCCGCTTTGACCCACGCACCGGATACCCGCGAGCTCATCGTCGAGTCCGCGTACATGTGTTTTCGCAAACACGGAATGCAGAAGACGACGATCGTCGATATTGCCAGGGTGGCCAACGTGTCTCGGAGCACGATCTACGAGTACTTCAGCGACAAGGGCGCCATTCTCGAAGCCTGCGCGGAGCATGCCTCCGAGCACTTCTACCGGGAGATGTCGACAGCCATGAATCGGGGCGGCTCACTGGAGGAAAAGCTCAGCTACGCAGCCGTATTCGTGACTCAGGCGAGACGGGCGATCGCTTCGGAGAGGTACTTCGACGAGGATGCCATCAGCTTGTTGCTGACCAAGGACGCCGGCATGTTGCTGCGCGAATGCGTCGACTTCTTTGCGCCCCATCTTCTAGCGGCCAAGCTCACCGGCGAGGTGCGCAAAGACCTCGATGTCCAGGCAGCCGGCGAATGGTTCGCTCGGATACTGTTCTCGTTGTTCAGTACCCCGTCGTCGACACTGGATATGGATGACGCTGACGTAGTCGTCGAGTTCGTCAGAGCGCACGTCGTACGCGGCTTTGCCAGCGATCGGTCGCGGCCGCGGCGGGCTCAGTGA
- a CDS encoding PucR family transcriptional regulator, with the protein MRIVGVGLGQLLLALDATVVSLVDAPRGLDLPVASTALIDSDDVRLGLAAAAGSADVFFLLGVTDDEAVRWIDGQARKRAPVAIFVKEPAETLVAKAVRAGSAVVAVEPRARWERLYHLVNHVLEHHGDRADPTEDSGTDLFGLAQSLADRIHGMVSIEDAQSHVLAYSASNDEADELRRLSILGRAGPPEHLKWIGQWGIFDALRASGEVVAVAERPELGLRPRLAIGIRQPAVGAGRPPVFSGTIWVQQGSQPLADDAEDMLRGAAVLAARIISRLAARPNTHAQRVQQLLGLAEEAPTAPVDASVIAGELGVPADGNATLIGFDTAESRDTAARQAHLADVMALSASAFRHDAQVAANGSRIYVLLPQTTTSRSVTSWVRGTISALRAELGIGLRAAIAAPIAGLAGVTAARVEVDRVLESAGRHPISIGQVTSLAEARTTVLLDEIVTLVGADERLVDPRVRDLCARDPVLAQTLRAYLDAFGDIGAAAQSLQVHPNTVRYRVRRIEKLSSTSLGDPDVRLLFSLGLRVIERSAWQSGKAMADRMVTPSPSGPVAGVG; encoded by the coding sequence ATGCGGATAGTTGGAGTCGGGCTCGGCCAGTTGCTGCTGGCGCTGGACGCGACCGTGGTCAGCCTGGTGGACGCCCCGCGCGGCCTCGACCTACCGGTGGCGTCAACGGCGCTGATCGATTCCGACGACGTGCGGCTGGGCCTGGCGGCCGCGGCGGGCTCGGCCGATGTCTTCTTCCTGCTGGGTGTCACCGACGACGAGGCGGTGCGATGGATCGACGGGCAGGCACGCAAGCGCGCGCCGGTAGCGATCTTCGTCAAGGAACCGGCCGAGACCCTGGTGGCGAAGGCCGTCCGCGCCGGGTCAGCGGTGGTAGCCGTGGAGCCGCGGGCCCGCTGGGAACGCCTGTACCACTTGGTCAATCATGTCTTGGAGCACCACGGCGACCGAGCCGACCCCACCGAAGATTCGGGAACCGACCTGTTCGGCCTGGCACAGTCCCTAGCCGACCGCATCCACGGCATGGTCAGCATCGAGGACGCCCAGTCACACGTGCTTGCCTATTCGGCCTCCAACGATGAAGCCGACGAGCTGCGTCGGTTGTCCATTCTGGGCCGCGCCGGGCCCCCCGAGCATCTGAAATGGATCGGTCAATGGGGCATCTTCGACGCGCTTCGGGCCAGCGGTGAGGTGGTGGCAGTGGCCGAGCGCCCGGAGCTGGGCCTGCGTCCGCGGCTGGCGATCGGGATTCGTCAGCCCGCGGTCGGTGCGGGGCGGCCGCCGGTGTTCTCCGGCACCATCTGGGTCCAGCAGGGCTCACAGCCGTTGGCCGACGATGCCGAGGACATGCTGCGGGGAGCGGCGGTGCTGGCTGCCCGGATCATATCGCGACTGGCGGCCCGGCCCAATACGCATGCGCAGCGTGTACAGCAACTACTGGGCCTGGCCGAGGAGGCACCCACGGCGCCCGTCGACGCATCCGTCATCGCCGGTGAGCTCGGTGTTCCCGCCGACGGCAACGCCACGCTGATCGGCTTCGACACCGCCGAAAGCCGGGACACCGCGGCCCGCCAGGCACACCTGGCTGACGTCATGGCATTGAGTGCCAGCGCTTTTCGTCATGACGCTCAGGTCGCCGCGAACGGCTCGCGGATCTATGTGCTGCTGCCCCAGACCACGACGAGCCGGTCGGTCACCTCATGGGTCCGCGGCACGATCAGCGCGCTGCGTGCCGAGCTGGGCATCGGGCTGCGGGCTGCCATCGCCGCGCCGATCGCGGGTCTGGCCGGAGTCACCGCGGCACGTGTCGAGGTAGATCGCGTGCTCGAAAGCGCTGGGCGCCACCCGATCTCGATCGGGCAGGTGACATCGCTGGCCGAAGCCCGCACCACCGTGCTGCTCGACGAGATCGTCACCCTGGTCGGCGCCGACGAACGGCTCGTCGATCCCCGGGTACGTGACCTGTGCGCCCGGGATCCGGTGTTGGCCCAGACCCTGCGGGCCTACCTGGACGCCTTCGGTGATATTGGCGCCGCCGCACAGTCACTGCAGGTGCATCCCAACACCGTTCGGTACCGGGTGCGGCGGATCGAGAAGCTGTCGTCGACCTCGCTGGGCGATCCCGATGTGCGGCTGCTGTTTTCGCTGGGGTTGCGGGTCATCGAGCGCTCGGCTTGGCAGTCCGGCAAAGCGATGGCCGATCGGATGGTCACACCGTCACCGTCCGGCCCCGTAGCCGGCGTTGGGTGA
- a CDS encoding MaoC family dehydratase produces MSTRTSTLRADEIDIGDEVAPLEIAITTTMIVAGAIASRDFMPVHHDRDYANKQGSPDLFMNILTTNGYCVRFLTDWAGPEAMVKNLSIRLGVPCFPNDPLRFTGSVTGKSHGEGPEGPQHFVEVTFQGANSLGNHVSGTAVLSLLDGAGA; encoded by the coding sequence ATGAGCACCCGTACCAGCACGCTGCGCGCCGACGAAATCGACATCGGTGATGAGGTCGCTCCCCTCGAGATCGCGATCACCACAACGATGATCGTCGCCGGCGCGATCGCATCACGTGACTTCATGCCGGTGCATCATGACCGTGACTACGCCAACAAGCAGGGCTCGCCCGATCTGTTCATGAACATCTTGACCACCAATGGGTATTGCGTGCGGTTTCTCACCGACTGGGCAGGACCCGAAGCGATGGTCAAGAATCTATCGATTCGCCTCGGGGTGCCGTGCTTCCCCAATGACCCGCTCCGGTTCACCGGCAGCGTGACCGGCAAGTCGCACGGCGAAGGCCCCGAAGGTCCGCAGCACTTCGTCGAAGTCACCTTCCAGGGGGCCAACAGCTTGGGTAACCACGTGTCTGGCACCGCGGTTCTCAGCCTGCTCGACGGAGCCGGCGCGTGA